ACATatatacttgtttattttctgacttcATGAAGCAGAATGTAAGCCTCTTCAAggaggctttattttttttccattgcagTACACATGGCATCTAGAACAATGACcaacacatagtaggtattcaacaaatacttgttgaatgaataaaaatgtgatCATTTAGTTAtttgaagtattaaaaaattaCTCTCAAAGATTTTAAAGCTTTACAGttgattttcttggtttttagcTATACTAacaatttctaaaaacaaaattaagattattttctcttgcctctctgtTTCATGTCTCATTGAAAGAACCAGAATTTTTAGAACAatgttaaataatgaaaagagtaGGCATTCTTGGCTTGTTTCTAATTTTGgaatgaagagaagagacacTGGAGCAGGAACAGTGAACAAAATGCCTATTAGGATCCGACCCAAGTAGCAGAAGAGTGAGAAGTAGCTGTGGCTCAGACGAGGAAGGAAGGCTGTGATGAAGGAGGGTGCAACTTGTGTAACGGCATTCAAGCTCAAAAACATTTCAACTCTGCTCTTTCTAGAGAAAACAGGTTAGATTAAGCCCATAGGCTACCAGGTGGGACTCAATAACAGGggattaagtagaaaaaaatataattttaaaatgtacttatcTAACAGAGTATTAAAGATTTAGATAAGAagcatatttttttgaaaaataaaaagaaagtctcaacaagaaaaaaaccaacaactcaatcaaaaagtgggcaaaagatctgaacagagatttctgcaaagaagatatatggatggccaacaggctcatgaaaagatgttcaacatcattagctatcagggaaatgcaaatcaaaactacaaggagatatcacctcactctggtcagaatggctataattaacaagacaggaaacaacaagtgttggagaggatgtggagagaaaggaaccctcaaacattgctggtgggagtgcaaagtggtgaagccactatggaaaacagtatggagacgcctcagaaaattaagaatagatctaccatatgatccagctatcccactgctgggtatttatccaaagaacttgaaaacacaaaggcataaaagatatatgcacccctatgttcatcacatcattattcacaatagccaaggcttgtaaacaacctaggtgcccatcaagggacgaatggaagatgtggtatatatacacaatggaatactactcagccataagaaatgatgaaatctggccatttgtgacaacatagatggaccttgagggtattatgctaagtgaaataagtcagagggagaaagtcaaataccatatgatctcactcataagtagaagataaaaatgacaaacaaacacagagcaagagagactggattggtggttaccagaagggaagggaggagggggaagggcaaaaggggtgattagacacacgtgtggtgatggataattGGTCTTTGtggggtgaacatgatgtaatctacacagaattcgaaatatattatgatgtacacctgaaagttatataatgttagaatccaatgttactgcaataataaaaaatttaaaaaaaaacatatttatgaaaaaatgtttcaatataCTACTAGAGATATACAAACATACATCCTCTACATTTTTGGCATtcagaaattaaagtgaaaataaaaaatttccttactttgaaaagtaaaaaaattaaaaaaaattaaaaaaataagatatattttaaactgtcaagaatatttatgttttttaaaaataatttttacaggaagatgaaaacaatCATTATTTGGCATGAAAATAAAcgtatgcatttatttatatttattatgcataatttataaaattatgcctttatttataaaatgagttttaagTTACCTGAAGTACTTggatcatttcttttgttttttcaaggcATTTATTTGATTCATTAACTTGTGATTGAAGTTTTGCTATTATATCATTAGTCATCTCAAGCTCTTTCTGCATCTTTATAATCTTGTCTTCCTTTTGCATGGCAGTTTCTTTAGCTTCACGTAGTGAAGTTTCCAGCTCTTGaatcttctattaaaaaaaaacacacatatataaggTGTGCCTTGAAGACAGAATCACAGTTTATATGAAACAAAGATCATATATAGGTATTAATCTTTCAGATTGCATCAACATAGGATAGATGGAGACTCCAAATGTCACTCAATttatacatgtattatttttttcatttagaagcTGATCATTTAGGACTAAAAGAGGCCCAGATTTTATATAAGGTTagtacttattttatttactagttAGCATGGTGCTAAGCATATTAAATAGGcacttacattttaaattaacacTACTTACAGAAAGTATATTTGTTAATTGACACTTTAGAGGAATACATGTAAcatatctttccctttatttttattacctaGCTTTTATGCTGAAAAATACAAGTATGTGGAAAAATCCAAAGGCATATAAGTAAGATTAAGTTCCCCCATCTCAGAACCCCCACTGACTCTAAAGCGATGACTACTAAACTCTTTCAAGTGTATCCTTCTAGAAattttctatatgtatctatGCATGTGAATATACAGTTTACAAAAACAGTAAGTCACACACACAATAGTGTGTAAGAAGAAAGTTCACACAGAATAGcgtgaaagaagaaagagccaaagcaggactgcattcGAACATGAAGAAGACAGAtatgactacagaagaactatACAACTTTAATGTAGACCACGAAGACACTGAAATTGTTAAAGGTTTTGTTtcccttggttcagtcatcagtTTAAATGGAGAccgcagccaagaaatcaagagaagactgtgACTCAGAAGGGCAGCGATGGAAGAATCAGGAAAGATCATCAACAGTAAGGGAGTAtcattagagaccaaggccaagattatcGACACCCTCGCATTCCCAATTACTATGTGTGGGTgcgaaagctggacagtgaagaaggctgacaggaaaaaatgGACTCATTTGAgatatggtgttggaggagagctctacagataccctggactgccagaaaaatgaacaagtgggtccaagagcaaattaagcctgaccTATCTCTGGAGGCAAAAATTGTAAAACTGAGACTATCCTACCTTGGGGACATGATGAAAAGtaaaaggcagcaggaaaagaggaagacgaAATACGAGATGGAGTAATTCCAGAAAGGAAGCCATAGGcgtgagtctacaggagctgagtagggctcTTGAGGACAGGATattggacatcactcattcatagagTTGCCAGGAATCAGAGCTGACTCTACAGCAcataacaacaataaatatatacttctggctttttgtgggtttttattgctgaggaagatgagccctgagctaacttcctctttttttgcttgaggaagattagccctgagctaatatctatgtcaatcttcctccattttatatgtggattgctgccacatcatggctgccaatgagtggtgtaggtccgtgcctgggatctgaaccatgaactgggccgccgaagtagagcatgcaaacttaaccactatgccatggggctggcctcctgctttttaaaaaattaaaaattttattttcacttgataATATATTTTCCAGATCTTTTCATTATCAACACATAGATCTCTcgcatttttgttttcatgggTAAATATATCCTATTTCATGGAGGTACTATAAACTAGTTAACCTGTCACCTACTaatgaacatttaggttatttccagttttttataaatacaaaaatatcttaatttgTTCATAATATAAGACTgttcacatatacacacatgcaggTTTTCCTGGAAAACGTTTCTTTTTGGTCCACCTGGAATTTACTTTGGTTTAATGAATGAGGTAGGAGTCCAGACTTATTCTTCTAAGATGGCTAGTTGGTTGTTCTGATTCAAACATTAAGCAGACTATCTTTCCCCCCTGAGTTGACTGCTCCTACTGTCATGCACTGAATTCTCCTACTTGTTTGGGTGGACTGCCCaactctctgcctgccccacCGCTCTACCTCCACATCACTGACCTGCTCTGTGCTACTCTGATTTGGCCTAATTATCAAACTAATAACATACGATTTATTATCTGATGGGGTATTTCCTGGGGTCATTGAAAATGGGATTTCCTTGTGCTTGTTTATCTTATTGCTTTGGAAGATGGGTTTCATATTTCCACTATTTTTACCTCTACAGCTGACTGAGGTCTGTAGTGATCAGCAAATCAATAAACTCTATATTAGTGATCTTCTAGTTTCCACTAGTAATAATTATTAAACTGGCAGTtgatgttttattataaatatttattttggtaaaaatgcTAAGTTGTAATTCACTCGGGTTCCCCACTAAGACGTGTGtgctaacaaaataaaacagcgTGTTTGCTGTACAGATTCCCAAGTAAGGGCAGTTAATACAGTTATTGGATTATTCAAATAATGTACTGATTCTTGGGCACAGGTTAATCTGTATAAGAAATTTATTATACTTTTGGcctcttccatttttgttttgatcACATTAACCAATATTAAAGACACTGATGATAATTAGAGAAAAGCTAAATTGCTCTTTCTCTCTAAACTAGTTTGGTACTATAGACATAGATTATAATTTAATAGAAAGTCACATGATTTAGAAAACTTATAATGTATGGTAATAACACCTTAAGTGGTATACATACCTATTAATCAAATTAAGGCATGAGTTACttctattttataattcaaaGGTAAGATCTTATGTAACATGTAGCTTTATAATTAGTTGAGTGAGCGCCCCAATAgaactatatttaaaaaacaagtccATCATGCATGTTCCCTAATACCTTCAATACTGTGATTTTGCTCTGAAATGTTACATATGATACATCTTTAACTCTACAATGAAGCTGCAAATTGAAAAACATCTTATAAGAAATCTCATACCTCTGTGGTTAGTTGTGTAGCTCTTGATGTGACATGAAGATTCTTATCGCCTTGTGTAGTAGGATTAACAAGGGCACCAGATGTTCGAGAGATCTTCAAAGTTTGATAGTTTTTcaacagtttttcatttttctctttcactgattTCAGGTCATGTTCCCATTCTTTGGTGATGGTCACATTTCTTTCCTCAAACTCTGTTGATTCATTTATTATAGCCTATTGAGTAGTAAAGACAACACTATAGCTTCTAAAATGAATTACGTATTAAAaaaaccactatggaaaatactaGAGTTCTAGGACAAGGCATATGTTGAAATTCATTATTCAGAACATTCTAGAATAGTACTTTAAAAGAATGTGAACATTCTTTGTGGCTTGCACCAGTTCCTGACATTTCAGAAGATGCTGGATATTGATtatgagaataaaagaagaataaggaCTAGAGAGGATTCATATTGATTTGCAAGATGATAATCTCATTCTATTAGATCAGCACTGACATATGAAGAGGAATCTGAAGAACTGGTCAGGTTAAAATCATTATGTATGTTATGACATATATAATGTCATATATAAACATTAACTGACATCTAATAGCAGAGCATACCCAGTAAACTTAATAACaatctattttcctctttcatttcaaacCTCAGtgtttataaggaaaaaaatttactgaCTTTTCGTAATCTGAAAATCTTCTATTTCCGTGCAGGGAGTAACAGCCAATCCATACCCTCGTTACATCAAAGGCTGACTCACTCTGAAATTGCTTCTATCATCTTTTTACTTCCTATTCCTATGGGATGTACTTTTTGCTCTCATCATGAATGCCTTCTTGGCCTTACCTGTATCTTTCTTTGTGGCTTTATGGTAGTTCTGTGAGATGCGGATCCTAAATTAGTTGTGTTCTTGCTGGCACCCTGGACTCTCCTTGGTTCTGGACTACTGACCCCACACCACACCAAGTTATCAATTGCTATGCTCAGATGGTGGAAGAAGCCACATATCCATGCTGGTCCACAGAGCAGAAATCTCTACTTTCTAACCACAAGTGAGCCCTCAATATTATgagaaaaacactgaattatatGGAAATTATCTTATCCCAAACACTGGTTTTATGCTTTTCTTCATTGATTGTGGaccattttttttattttaaaagctcatttaCTGTTTTGCTAGCTTGGGGTATTCGACAAATGGGATTCACTATCCACAggaaaaccttttttaaaaatgttatctacATTTCAATGTGATTTAAGTATAGTTTCCAGATGAAATTAAAGTGTCAGGAAAGAACTAcccaaacaaatgaaatataaaaccaaTCTTAGGAGCTATAATATTAATCTAGCTCCCTTTGCTCCAACTGCCTATATAACAAGCAACTTTCTGATTAATGACAATTTTACCAGGTGTATGAGGTAGAGATTACTTCAGAAAGCCGAATGAATCTTCTCATCAGtggaaagtaaaacaaattaataaaactgaTCTCAAGCAATCTTGGTTCATATGAATCTGTCCACAAGGGCTGGTCACCTTGGGAACAATGATACAAACCACATGTTTGAACCTCACAGTTGAAGGATCAGCACGTATGATAGCAACAGCACCGAGGTGAGAAGCACAAGGCCTCACTAATTAGTGGACTAGAGCTGTCTTTGGCTTGACCACAGGTGCTGCCCACAGCCCTGAAACAGGCTAGCATCTCACCTTGTTTGAGGATACTTGGGGGAAAAGGCTCAGGTCCTACGGAAGCGAGAAAGGACAGaggaaaatggcaagatttgaGGTTTCACCAGTGGAAATGGATTGTTATACTGCaacattttattatcttctttacAAGCTGATATATTTAATTACCTTAAGGAAGCAAAATGTGTTAGAGGAAGAACACATTTACAGTcactctttttcaaataaaaaaataaagaagcatatacaaataaatgaaagaaaatatacttaaaattaagTTGCTCTAAGTCTTTGTAAGAATGAGgcagaaaaattaaagcaaacaaaaaaaagaatgagcacAAAAAAAGTACTACTTacaattatctttttattataaaagttattCACTTCACAAAtcctatcattttctttctggatgcCATTTTTAAGCTTTTCTATATCAAAATGAGTATTCAACCACTCTTCCAAAAACTGGGTCATTTCTTTCCTATTACTCAGTACTTGTTGAAATTCCATCTTTACGCTGTGGAAGTCACATTCCGAAAAATCTTTGAGAATTTCCTGTGTGAAAAATAAGCATTGAATCTCCTGAATCTTAGGAAAGTTTTTATCTAAATATCAGACAAATatcataaaaaggggaaaataacctTACTGAACTTTCACTTctaatattttgaagtaaacaTAATTCTAATTTATCCTcattatattagaaatataattctaatttaaataataaaattttggcaGTATAGGCTATGTAACAGAGGCACATCTACAAATTCTGccttttggcatttttaaaaccTGTTCGAAACTATGAATCTGTGACAGTGTCTGAAGTGCTTCTGGATGCAGCTTTTCTGTGCATACAGCAGGCCTTGCATGCATACTGGGAACTGCAGGGGCCTCACACTGCTGGGTGAGAGCAGGACACTCCATGTGGGGTTGCTACAATACAAATGTCTGTGACTCCCAGTCACAGATCTAGGAAGTTTTAGAAGGCATTTGGAAACTTATTCTGGCCTTCCAAGAAATCCTACTTGCTGATATTAAGTCTACTTTTCTATATCTGTGTAGTTCTGAAAGGAGGCTAGTCTATGACTTGGCACTCTTTACATCTGGCCAGCTGTCATTCTGcaacctattttttttctccccaaagccccagtagtacatagttgtatatcctagttctaggtccttctggttcttctctgtgggacactgccacagcatggcctgatgagcagtgccaggtccacgcctaggatctgaatcagcgaaccccaggctgccaaagcagagcacaggaacccacttgctacgccaccaggctggcccctctgcaagctgtttttaatttcataaatgaaaatgaCTCTAAGCACATGAAGAGGTACCTTTCTATTTGATAAAAAGACTTAAAATCTaattaaatccattttaaataaatcataccTCAATATGTAGATCCATTTTCTGGCTCAACTGGAGGTCCCCTAATTCTCTGGATGGTACATCATCATCTTGTTGAAGATGCTGCATTTTACTTAGCagttcattttgcttttccacTTCATCAATAAAAACCATTTCAAGTTTACTGATGGATTCATGTTGTTCTTCCTTTATCTTTGTAACATGGCTTAACACATACTTGCaggaaaacatgaaacaaattGGGAAATGAAACTTTTGTCACGTTTAGAGGAAGTTCTAAACTCTCAAGACTAAGAGGTGGGGCGGCTTGTCTTGTTTGTCTCTATCCTCTGAGgagtgaggaagaagggaagaaccTCTCTCTATTCCCAAGTTTCTACTCTCAGCGTCTTCGGAGAGTGACTTCCAGACCTCTAGTTTCTTATTTCTGACTTCCTTCTGGAGCTACCTCAGGGATGTCCTACAGTTACCTCAGATTCAATATGTTTACAATGTAACATGATGCCTTTCCCTATAAACCCACCTTTTTCTATTGCCTCCTTTTGGTTAATTATATCACGCAGTTTTCCCAGTGAGATTCATTTCAACATCCTCTCCTGCCTATGTCAGCTGGGTGGCCAACGTGAGTGTGCCCTGCCTCAGGACTTACCTGTCAAGTGTGGCTTAAAGGGGACAAGAATTTGAATGCCCTGGTTCTATGGACCTCATGAATAAGTTCTGGATATCTGATTGTTAGGCTTTTGAAGACTATTAGAGCCTGAGGGGCAATCTACCTAGGTAGGGAAGATACCGCTTCCTACTTCCTCAACTTCCACCATTCCTTAACAATTTACAATCTGGCCTCTTTCCTAACCACTCAACTAAAACTGCTCTGACAAAGGTCACCAGTAAGCTCTATTGTCAACAATTGAGGGGATCTCTTCATTCATGTTCTGGCTGTCTGAAGCATCTGCCACTCTTGACCACTTCATCTTTGACACACTCTCCTCCACTGACTTGACCAATGGCACTTTTGCTCAGTTCTCTCTTATCTCTCTGACTTTTCCAACCTCAAACTCATGTGTTGCTCTCTTTTCTGCTACTGCCTCTTGAGAACTGATCTTTTCCAGAGTTCTCTTTTATCTTCACTCTATTATGCTTCTGGGTGGCCTCATTCACACCTGTTGTACTATCTATCACCAAATGCTGATGGATCCCACATCTTTATCTGTGgtcctgatttttctcctgacAAACCTCAGATTCACAACTAAAAGCCTACTTGGTTTCTCTTCCTGGATGTTCCATTATAGGTATTTCTATCTCAAAACATCTCAAATTAAACACCAgatctctcctcctgcctcacctgccttctccctttcgtt
This genomic window from Equus quagga isolate Etosha38 unplaced genomic scaffold, UCLA_HA_Equagga_1.0 HiC_scaffold_31588_RagTag, whole genome shotgun sequence contains:
- the LOC124232186 gene encoding centromere-associated protein E-like isoform X1 gives rise to the protein MEFHRVMKKLKYVLSHVTKIKEEQHESISKLEMVFIDEVEKQNELLSKMQHLQQDDDVPSRELGDLQLSQKMDLHIEEILKDFSECDFHSVKMEFQQVLSNRKEMTQFLEEWLNTHFDIEKLKNGIQKENDRICEVNNFYNKKIIAIINESTEFEERNVTITKEWEHDLKSVKEKNEKLLKNYQTLKISRTSGALVNPTTQGDKNLHVTSRATQLTTEKIQELETSLREAKETAMQKEDKIIKMQKELEMTNDIIAKLQSQVNESNKCLEKTKEMIQVLQDKVALGAKPYKEEIEELKTKLVKIDLEKMRNAKEFEKEITCTKATVEHQKEVIRLLRENLRRNQQAQDTSMISEHTGSQPSRKPLTCGGGSGIVQSTKALILKSEYIRLEKEISKLQQQNEQLTKQRNELLSNNHHLSNEVKMWKERTLKREAHKEVTCENSPKSPKVTGPASQKRQHTPSQCKERNLQDPVPKDSPKSWFFDGRSKSFPAPHPVRYFDNSSLGLRPEEQTAGAESVDPQPGPWHASSGQAVPECKTQ